A window of Rhodococcus sp. SGAir0479 contains these coding sequences:
- a CDS encoding ribonuclease J: MSRPARRRSASRQAGPPMSDAERAQRTESAPTPAAEPTPAPAAEPTAAPAAEPAPAPAAAGSTRARESSAKSGGKRSQSRRSGRSKAPTVPTAADPTDRLGLPPKAPKSGLRVVALGGIGEIGRNMTVFEHQGKLLIVDCGVLFPEDQQPGVDLILPDFRYIEDRMDDVEAIILTHGHEDHIGAVPFLLRLRQDIPIVGAKFTLALVAAKCREHRLRPNLVEVVEGDKTTHGPFECEYFAVNHSIPDAIAVAIRTSAGVVLHTGDIKLDQLPLDGRLTDLAGFSRLGDEGVDLFLVDSTNAEVPGFVTPEREIGGVLDNVIGKATQRVIVASFASHVHRIQQVVDVAKRYNRRVAFVGRSMVRNMQIAQDLGYLSVPDGLVVDIDTAANLPDDKLVLVSTGSQGEPLSALSRMARGEHRQINIRANDLVVLASSLIPGNENSVFAVVNGLAKRGATVVTQQNAKVHVSGHASAGELLYLYNAVRPTNAMPVHGEWRHLRANAALAEATGVPKDRIVLAEDGVVVDMVDGLAEIVGRVPVGHVYVDGNSVGDVGHSTLSDRLILGEGGFISISVAVDTETGRAVSEPEVSGRGFSDDPQALSEAARLVDKVLGDLAAEGINDTHRIAQAVRRVVGRWVADKYRRRPMIVPTVIGVP, translated from the coding sequence ATGAGCCGTCCCGCCCGTCGTCGCAGCGCATCCCGTCAGGCCGGTCCGCCGATGAGTGATGCCGAACGCGCCCAGCGCACCGAGTCCGCGCCCACCCCGGCCGCGGAGCCCACCCCGGCTCCCGCTGCCGAGCCGACCGCCGCTCCGGCCGCCGAACCCGCCCCGGCTCCCGCCGCGGCCGGCAGCACCCGGGCACGGGAATCGTCCGCGAAGTCCGGCGGTAAGAGGTCCCAGTCCCGTCGATCGGGGCGGTCGAAGGCGCCGACGGTTCCGACCGCCGCCGACCCCACCGACCGGCTCGGCCTGCCGCCGAAGGCACCCAAGTCCGGTCTGCGCGTCGTCGCACTCGGCGGTATCGGCGAGATCGGTCGCAACATGACCGTGTTCGAGCACCAGGGCAAGCTGCTGATCGTCGACTGCGGTGTGCTGTTCCCCGAGGACCAGCAGCCCGGCGTGGACCTGATCCTGCCCGACTTCCGGTACATCGAGGACCGGATGGACGACGTCGAGGCGATCATCCTCACCCACGGCCACGAGGACCACATCGGTGCCGTGCCGTTCCTGCTGCGCCTGCGCCAGGACATCCCGATCGTCGGTGCGAAGTTCACGCTGGCGCTGGTCGCCGCGAAGTGCCGCGAGCACCGTCTGCGCCCCAACCTCGTGGAGGTCGTCGAGGGCGACAAGACCACGCACGGTCCGTTCGAGTGCGAGTACTTCGCGGTCAACCACTCCATTCCCGACGCGATCGCCGTCGCGATCCGCACGTCGGCCGGGGTGGTGCTGCACACCGGCGACATCAAGCTCGATCAGCTGCCGCTCGACGGCCGCCTCACCGACCTGGCCGGGTTCTCGCGCCTCGGCGACGAGGGCGTCGACCTGTTCCTCGTCGACTCGACCAACGCCGAGGTCCCGGGCTTCGTCACGCCCGAACGGGAGATCGGCGGTGTGCTCGACAACGTGATCGGCAAGGCCACCCAGCGGGTGATCGTCGCGTCGTTCGCCAGCCACGTGCACCGCATCCAGCAGGTCGTCGACGTCGCCAAGCGCTACAACCGGCGGGTGGCGTTCGTGGGCCGCTCGATGGTGCGCAACATGCAGATCGCGCAGGATCTCGGCTACCTGTCGGTGCCGGACGGGCTCGTCGTCGACATCGACACCGCCGCGAACCTGCCCGACGACAAACTGGTGCTGGTCTCCACCGGCTCGCAGGGTGAGCCGCTGTCGGCGCTGTCCCGGATGGCGCGCGGTGAGCACCGTCAGATCAACATCCGCGCCAACGACCTCGTCGTGTTGGCGTCGTCGCTGATCCCCGGCAACGAGAACTCGGTGTTCGCGGTCGTCAACGGGCTCGCCAAGCGCGGTGCCACCGTCGTCACGCAGCAGAACGCCAAGGTGCACGTCTCCGGTCACGCATCCGCCGGTGAACTGCTGTACCTGTACAACGCGGTGCGGCCCACCAACGCCATGCCGGTGCACGGTGAGTGGCGCCACCTGCGCGCCAACGCCGCGCTGGCCGAGGCGACCGGCGTGCCGAAGGACCGGATCGTTCTCGCCGAGGACGGCGTCGTCGTGGACATGGTCGACGGTCTCGCGGAGATCGTCGGACGCGTCCCCGTCGGACACGTGTACGTCGACGGCAACTCGGTCGGCGACGTCGGGCACTCGACCCTGTCGGACCGGCTCATCCTGGGCGAGGGCGGCTTCATCTCGATCTCCGTGGCCGTCGACACCGAGACCGGGCGCGCGGTGAGTGAACCCGAGGTCAGCGGCCGCGGATTCTCCGACGACCCGCAGGCGTTGTCGGAGGCCGCACGTCTCGTCGACAAGGTCCTCGGGGACCTCGCGGCGGAGGGCATCAACGACACCCACCGCATCGCCCAGGCCGTGCGCAGAGTGGTGGGACGCTGGGTGGCGGACAAGTATCGTCGTCGTCCGATGATCGTGCCGACCGTCATCGGGGTCCCGTAA
- a CDS encoding J-domain-containing protein has translation MTERKPLRATFESWVETQIRGAYERGEFDDLEGAGRPIPTRGGDDWWVRGYLEREGLSADDLLPEPLRLRKAVERLPFTVRTLRSEREVRAEVARLNQRIAAWLRNPSGPQVPIRRVDADEIVDGWRADRAARPVADPADLDDERRRARRALARAALAEAGYTEVRRGQVRFERRRRFTWPFRRRRSA, from the coding sequence ATGACCGAACGCAAGCCGCTGCGGGCCACGTTCGAGTCGTGGGTCGAAACGCAGATCCGCGGGGCGTACGAGCGCGGCGAGTTCGACGACCTCGAGGGCGCGGGCCGGCCGATTCCCACCCGCGGCGGTGACGACTGGTGGGTGCGGGGCTACCTCGAACGCGAGGGACTGTCCGCCGACGACCTGCTGCCCGAGCCGCTGCGCCTGCGCAAGGCCGTCGAACGGCTGCCGTTCACGGTCCGCACCCTCCGCAGCGAGCGGGAGGTGCGGGCGGAGGTCGCGCGGCTCAATCAACGGATCGCCGCGTGGCTGCGCAATCCGTCCGGCCCGCAAGTCCCGATCCGCCGCGTGGACGCCGACGAGATCGTCGACGGCTGGCGTGCCGACCGTGCGGCCCGGCCGGTCGCGGACCCGGCCGACCTCGACGACGAGCGGCGCAGGGCGAGAAGGGCACTCGCGCGCGCGGCGCTGGCGGAGGCCGGCTACACCGAGGTTCGGCGCGGACAGGTCCGCTTCGAGCGCCGTCGGCGCTTCACGTGGCCGTTCCGGCGGCGGAGGTCGGCGTGA
- a CDS encoding pyridoxamine 5'-phosphate oxidase family protein, which yields MSKTSMSTDEREGFLADLHIGVIAAERDGRAPLAVPIWYHYVPGGEVTVWTERGTVKERLIRASGRFSLCAQQEAPPYRYVSVEGAATFQDEVAPDDIRPLVRRYLPEDEAEKFLAESFNDRAVVIRMRPERWFTVDYGKVES from the coding sequence ATGTCGAAGACGAGCATGTCCACGGACGAGCGCGAGGGCTTCCTCGCCGACCTCCACATCGGCGTGATCGCCGCCGAGCGCGACGGACGGGCTCCGCTCGCGGTACCGATCTGGTACCACTACGTCCCTGGCGGTGAGGTCACCGTCTGGACCGAGCGCGGCACCGTCAAGGAGCGCCTCATCCGGGCGTCCGGCCGGTTCAGCCTGTGCGCGCAGCAGGAGGCGCCGCCCTACCGCTACGTCAGTGTCGAGGGGGCGGCGACATTCCAGGACGAGGTCGCGCCCGACGACATCCGTCCGTTGGTCCGCCGGTATCTCCCCGAGGACGAGGCGGAGAAGTTCCTCGCCGAATCGTTCAACGACCGGGCCGTCGTGATCCGGATGCGGCCCGAGCGGTGGTTCACCGTCGACTACGGCAAGGTCGAGTCGTGA
- a CDS encoding TIGR03085 family metal-binding protein yields the protein MPYARDERHALVETMRTAGPDAPTLCGDWTARDLAAHLVIRERRLDASPGILVPALSGYTDRVQRGQARKDWSALLGEVASGPPVWSPFRWIDEQANLAEMFIHHEDVRRAGGDWSVRTLPDGMQDRLWTVAKGIGRRSYRRSPVTVVLERPDGERATVKSAGDATVVLRGEPAELLLHAFGRDEVRIEFDGAAPDVATITALDRSV from the coding sequence GTGCCCTACGCCCGTGACGAACGCCACGCACTGGTCGAGACGATGCGTACCGCCGGTCCCGACGCGCCCACGCTGTGCGGCGACTGGACCGCGCGGGATCTGGCCGCGCACCTGGTGATCCGGGAGCGCCGACTGGACGCCTCGCCCGGGATCCTGGTGCCCGCGCTGTCCGGATACACCGATCGGGTGCAGCGGGGACAGGCGCGCAAGGACTGGTCCGCGCTGCTGGGCGAGGTGGCCTCGGGGCCGCCGGTCTGGTCCCCGTTCCGGTGGATCGACGAGCAGGCCAACCTCGCGGAGATGTTCATCCATCACGAGGACGTCCGGCGCGCCGGCGGCGACTGGTCGGTGCGGACTCTGCCCGACGGTATGCAGGACAGGCTCTGGACGGTCGCGAAGGGAATCGGGCGCCGGAGCTACCGCCGCTCGCCGGTGACCGTGGTGCTCGAACGTCCCGACGGTGAGCGAGCCACCGTGAAATCGGCGGGGGACGCCACGGTCGTACTGCGCGGCGAGCCCGCCGAACTGCTGTTGCACGCCTTCGGGCGCGACGAGGTCCGCATCGAGTTCGACGGCGCCGCCCCGGATGTGGCAACCATCACCGCACTGGACCGCAGTGTGTGA
- a CDS encoding DNA translocase FtsK, which produces MAGKTNARGSSAASTSRTRTRSTSTARAASGSGSRSAGTGRSSSGARASASPRKSAPSRSAAARKPAAKRGGSGTRRPAQKNSRGSQALVSVGRGIGAGWSMVAKGVGATTRTVGRATEIEHGHRRDGIALALIAVSVVIAGGMWFSAGGPVGEWIETAVRAVVGAVAAVLPIVGLAVAVVLMRTEPKPDIRARLVLGSLLVGLPAVGLWHIASGSPAASDGWPAGAGVVGYVVAGPLTNGVTEWLSVPLLLMAMFFGVLLLTGTTVREVPDRLRSWFGTSYRDDDYEYDHADDPDFDDGHDGGYDDYDPGRFDADGYPTDGPAVRERPARRTPRRRRGTPEQNYPTDEVHADAATEVLGLWDPGDPEQVPAPPEPEPEPEPAPAPVPAPRPKPRARVTPPPAPEPVPAPAEEEAFVPDRVVEGDYALPPLSLLVEGDPPKRGSQANDAMIEAITEVLQQFKIDAAVTGYTRGPTVTRYEVELGPGVKVEKITALARNIAYAVATDNVRLLAPIPGKSAVGIEVPNSDREMVRLSDVLSAPSTRKDHHPLVIGLGKDIEGDFVSANLAKMPHLLVAGSTGSGKSSFVNSMLVSLLTRASPDEVRMILIDPKMVELTPYEGIPHLITPIITQPKKAAAALAWLVEEMEQRYQDMQASRVRHIDDFNAKVKSGEITAPLGSERVYRPYPYILAIVDELADLMMTAPRDVEEAIVRITQKARAAGIHLVLATQRPSVDVVTGLIKTNVPSRLAFATSSLTDSRVILDQPGAEKLIGMGDGLFLPMGAGKPIRMQGAFITDEEIAAVVDFTKNQAEPEYTEGVTTAKAGEKKDVDPDIGDDMDVFLQAVELVVSSQFGSTSMLQRKLRVGFAKAGRLMDLMETREIVGPSEGSKAREVLVKPDELDGLLWTIRGGDPSAAPSAE; this is translated from the coding sequence ATGGCAGGGAAGACGAACGCGCGCGGAAGTTCGGCAGCATCCACGTCGAGGACTCGCACGCGTTCCACCTCCACGGCCCGGGCCGCCTCCGGTTCCGGGTCGCGCTCCGCCGGGACCGGGCGTTCGTCGTCCGGTGCCCGCGCCTCGGCGTCCCCGCGCAAGTCCGCGCCGTCGCGGTCGGCCGCGGCCCGCAAGCCCGCCGCCAAGCGCGGCGGCTCGGGTACGCGCCGGCCGGCGCAGAAGAACTCGCGGGGCTCGCAGGCCCTCGTCTCGGTCGGCCGTGGCATCGGTGCCGGGTGGTCGATGGTCGCCAAGGGAGTGGGCGCGACCACCCGCACCGTCGGCCGGGCCACCGAGATCGAACACGGCCATCGACGGGACGGCATCGCGCTGGCGCTGATCGCGGTGAGCGTCGTGATCGCCGGCGGCATGTGGTTCTCCGCCGGCGGACCCGTGGGGGAGTGGATCGAGACCGCGGTACGCGCCGTCGTCGGCGCGGTGGCCGCGGTGCTGCCGATCGTGGGCCTCGCGGTCGCCGTCGTGCTGATGCGCACCGAACCGAAGCCCGACATCCGCGCGCGGCTGGTGCTCGGCTCGCTCCTCGTCGGTCTCCCGGCGGTCGGTCTGTGGCACATCGCATCCGGGTCGCCGGCCGCATCGGACGGGTGGCCCGCCGGGGCGGGCGTCGTGGGCTACGTCGTGGCCGGCCCGCTCACCAACGGCGTGACCGAGTGGTTGTCGGTGCCGCTGCTGCTGATGGCGATGTTCTTCGGTGTGCTCCTGCTGACCGGCACGACGGTCCGCGAGGTACCCGACCGTCTCCGCTCGTGGTTCGGCACGTCGTACCGCGACGACGACTACGAGTACGACCACGCCGACGACCCCGACTTCGACGACGGCCACGACGGTGGCTACGACGATTACGATCCGGGCCGCTTCGACGCGGACGGCTACCCGACCGACGGCCCGGCCGTCCGGGAGCGGCCCGCCCGCCGCACCCCGCGTCGGCGCCGGGGGACACCGGAGCAGAACTACCCGACCGACGAGGTGCATGCCGACGCGGCCACCGAGGTGCTGGGGCTGTGGGATCCGGGTGATCCGGAGCAGGTGCCCGCGCCGCCCGAGCCCGAACCCGAGCCGGAACCCGCCCCCGCCCCTGTTCCCGCCCCCCGGCCCAAGCCGCGCGCCCGCGTCACTCCGCCGCCGGCGCCGGAACCCGTCCCGGCACCGGCCGAGGAGGAGGCGTTCGTCCCGGACCGCGTCGTCGAGGGCGACTACGCGCTGCCGCCGCTGTCGCTGCTGGTGGAGGGCGATCCGCCCAAGCGTGGCAGCCAGGCCAACGACGCGATGATCGAGGCCATCACCGAGGTGCTGCAGCAGTTCAAGATCGACGCTGCCGTCACCGGGTACACCCGCGGACCGACCGTGACACGCTACGAGGTGGAGTTGGGTCCGGGCGTCAAGGTCGAGAAGATCACGGCCCTCGCCCGCAACATCGCGTATGCGGTCGCCACCGACAACGTGCGACTCCTCGCGCCGATCCCGGGCAAGTCGGCCGTCGGCATCGAGGTGCCCAACTCCGACCGGGAGATGGTGCGGTTGTCCGACGTGCTGAGCGCGCCGTCCACCCGCAAGGACCACCACCCGCTGGTGATCGGTCTCGGCAAGGACATCGAGGGTGACTTCGTCAGCGCCAACCTGGCGAAGATGCCGCACCTGCTGGTCGCAGGTTCCACCGGCTCGGGTAAGTCGAGCTTCGTGAACTCGATGCTCGTGTCGCTGCTCACCCGCGCGAGCCCGGACGAGGTCCGGATGATTCTCATCGACCCGAAGATGGTGGAACTCACCCCGTACGAGGGCATTCCGCACCTGATCACGCCGATCATCACCCAGCCCAAGAAGGCGGCCGCCGCGCTGGCGTGGCTGGTCGAGGAGATGGAGCAGCGCTACCAGGACATGCAGGCCAGCCGTGTCCGGCACATCGACGACTTCAACGCCAAGGTCAAGTCCGGCGAGATCACCGCCCCCCTGGGCAGTGAGCGCGTGTACCGGCCGTACCCGTACATTCTCGCGATCGTCGACGAGCTGGCCGACCTCATGATGACCGCGCCGCGGGACGTGGAGGAGGCGATCGTGCGCATCACGCAGAAGGCGCGTGCCGCCGGTATCCACCTCGTGCTGGCGACGCAGCGCCCGTCGGTCGACGTCGTCACCGGTCTCATCAAGACCAACGTGCCGTCGCGGCTCGCGTTCGCGACGTCGTCGCTGACGGACTCGCGCGTCATCCTCGACCAGCCGGGTGCCGAGAAGCTCATCGGTATGGGTGACGGGCTCTTCCTGCCGATGGGCGCCGGTAAGCCCATCCGCATGCAGGGCGCGTTCATCACCGACGAGGAGATCGCGGCCGTCGTCGACTTCACCAAGAACCAGGCCGAGCCCGAGTACACCGAGGGCGTCACCACGGCCAAGGCGGGGGAGAAGAAGGACGTCGACCCCGACATCGGCGACGACATGGACGTGTTCCTGCAGGCCGTCGAGCTCGTGGTGTCGAGCCAGTTCGGATCCACCTCGATGCTGCAGCGCAAGCTGCGCGTCGGGTTCGCGAAGGCGGGCCGGTTGATGGACCTCATGGAGACCCGGGAGATCGTGGGTCCGAGCGAGGGGTCGAAGGCGCGCGAGGTCCTGGTCAAGCCGGACGAACTCGACGGGTTGCTGTGGACGATCCGTGGCGGCGATCCGAGTGCCGCACCGTCGGCAGAGTGA
- a CDS encoding TerC family protein — translation MHVSPLVWILTCVVILGLFVFDFFAHVRTPHAPTFRESAFWSAVYIGIAILFGVFVMANWGTTFGGEYFAGYVTEKALSVDNLFVFVIIMSTFAVPREYQQKVLLIGIVMALVMRGAFIAVGAAAINTYSWVFYLFGAFLIYTAVKLIKDAGHGPEGEQERENKLVRTVKRFLPTTEEYDGDKLITKIDGKRMVTPLLLALVVIGFTDVLFALDSIPAIYGLTQEPYLVFTANAFALMGLRQLFFLIGGLLERLVYLSYGLSVILAFIGVKLVLHALHENTLPFLNGGEHVSVPEISTVMSLSVIVGVLVVTTVASLLKTRNDKSDDAPVRS, via the coding sequence ATGCATGTGTCCCCGCTCGTCTGGATCCTCACCTGCGTGGTGATCCTCGGGCTGTTCGTGTTCGACTTCTTCGCCCACGTGCGCACCCCGCACGCGCCCACCTTCCGCGAGTCGGCGTTCTGGTCGGCGGTCTACATCGGCATCGCCATCCTCTTCGGGGTGTTCGTGATGGCCAACTGGGGTACCACGTTCGGCGGCGAGTACTTCGCCGGATACGTCACCGAGAAGGCGCTGTCGGTCGACAACCTGTTCGTCTTCGTGATCATCATGTCGACATTCGCAGTGCCCCGGGAGTACCAGCAGAAGGTATTGCTCATCGGCATCGTGATGGCGCTGGTGATGCGCGGCGCGTTCATCGCGGTCGGCGCGGCAGCGATCAACACCTACAGCTGGGTCTTCTACCTGTTCGGCGCGTTCCTGATCTACACCGCGGTCAAGCTGATCAAGGACGCCGGCCACGGTCCCGAGGGTGAGCAGGAGCGGGAGAACAAGCTCGTCCGGACCGTCAAGCGCTTCCTGCCCACCACGGAGGAGTACGACGGCGACAAGCTGATCACCAAGATCGACGGCAAGCGGATGGTGACCCCGCTGCTGCTCGCGCTCGTCGTCATCGGCTTCACCGACGTGCTGTTCGCGCTCGACTCGATCCCCGCGATCTACGGCCTCACGCAGGAGCCCTACCTGGTCTTCACCGCCAACGCCTTCGCGCTGATGGGTCTGCGGCAGCTGTTCTTCCTCATCGGCGGACTGCTCGAGCGCCTGGTGTACCTGTCGTACGGGCTGTCCGTCATCCTGGCGTTCATCGGCGTGAAGCTGGTGCTGCACGCCCTCCACGAGAACACCCTGCCGTTCCTCAACGGCGGCGAGCACGTCTCGGTCCCGGAGATCTCGACCGTGATGTCGCTGAGCGTGATCGTGGGCGTCCTCGTCGTGACGACGGTCGCGAGCCTGCTCAAGACCCGCAACGACAAGTCCGACGACGCTCCGGTACGGAGCTGA
- a CDS encoding YciI family protein: MPLFAVQYTYAPEKSAQRDDHRTDHRAWLSDLVRRGVVQSSGPFADGSGALMMAEAASAADVQSLFDKDPFAKRDLVAERTIREWIPVFGVFAG, from the coding sequence ATGCCGCTGTTCGCAGTCCAGTACACCTATGCGCCCGAGAAGTCGGCCCAGCGCGACGACCACCGTACCGATCACCGCGCGTGGCTGTCCGACCTCGTCCGCCGCGGCGTCGTGCAGTCGTCGGGACCGTTCGCCGACGGCAGCGGGGCCCTGATGATGGCCGAGGCGGCCTCCGCCGCGGACGTGCAGTCGCTGTTCGACAAGGACCCTTTCGCCAAGCGTGACCTCGTGGCCGAACGCACCATCCGGGAGTGGATCCCGGTCTTCGGCGTCTTCGCCGGCTAG
- a CDS encoding amino-acid N-acetyltransferase, giving the protein MKVRRARTSDVPEIKRLIDIYAGKILLEKNLVTLYEAIQEFWVVEQSGHLVGCGAMHVLWSDLGEVRTVAVDPQVKGRGAGHLVVAKLIEVARELELERLFVLTFEVDFFAKHGFAEIEGTPVTAEVYAEMCRSYDTGVAEFLDLSYVKPNTLGNTRMLLTL; this is encoded by the coding sequence ATGAAGGTGCGACGAGCGCGCACCTCGGACGTACCGGAGATCAAACGACTGATCGACATCTACGCGGGCAAGATCCTGCTCGAGAAGAACCTCGTGACGCTGTACGAGGCGATCCAGGAGTTCTGGGTGGTGGAACAGTCCGGTCACCTCGTCGGGTGCGGCGCGATGCACGTGCTGTGGTCCGATCTGGGCGAGGTCCGCACCGTCGCGGTCGACCCCCAGGTGAAGGGCCGCGGCGCCGGGCATCTCGTGGTCGCGAAGCTCATCGAGGTCGCCCGCGAACTGGAGCTCGAGCGCCTGTTCGTCCTGACGTTCGAGGTGGACTTCTTCGCCAAGCACGGTTTCGCCGAGATCGAGGGCACCCCGGTGACCGCGGAGGTGTACGCCGAGATGTGCCGGTCGTACGACACCGGCGTCGCAGAGTTCCTGGACCTGAGCTACGTCAAGCCGAATACGCTGGGTAATACCCGCATGCTGCTGACGCTCTGA
- the pgsA gene encoding CDP-diacylglycerol--glycerol-3-phosphate 3-phosphatidyltransferase, whose product MTAPRRPVAAAADALPAEGIAPRTPVPLVNIANILTVLRILLVPVFLVALFVDDGQSTGWRIAAASIFAIAAITDRIDGQLARKHGLVTDFGKMADPIADKALIGAALVGLSLLGDLSWWVTGIIAARELGITLMRFAVLRHGVIPAGRGGKLKTLVQSVAIGLYLIPFPDGFAPVSATLMALAVVLTVVTGLDYVVQAVRLRAGVGRGGS is encoded by the coding sequence GTGACCGCCCCGCGCCGCCCCGTCGCGGCCGCCGCCGACGCGCTCCCCGCCGAAGGAATCGCACCGCGGACCCCCGTCCCGCTGGTCAACATCGCCAACATCCTGACGGTCCTGCGGATCCTGCTCGTCCCGGTGTTCCTGGTCGCGCTGTTCGTCGACGACGGGCAGTCGACAGGCTGGCGGATCGCGGCCGCGTCGATCTTCGCGATCGCGGCGATCACCGACCGCATCGACGGGCAGCTGGCGCGCAAGCACGGCCTCGTCACCGATTTCGGGAAGATGGCCGACCCGATCGCCGACAAGGCCCTCATCGGCGCCGCTCTGGTGGGACTGTCGCTGCTGGGGGACCTGTCGTGGTGGGTCACCGGCATCATCGCGGCCCGCGAACTGGGCATCACGCTGATGCGTTTCGCGGTGCTGCGGCACGGCGTGATCCCCGCCGGCCGCGGCGGCAAGCTCAAGACTCTCGTGCAGTCGGTCGCGATCGGGCTGTACCTGATTCCGTTCCCGGACGGCTTCGCGCCCGTCAGCGCGACGCTGATGGCGCTGGCCGTCGTGCTCACGGTCGTCACCGGGCTCGACTACGTGGTCCAGGCGGTGCGCCTGCGTGCCGGAGTCGGTCGCGGCGGATCGTGA
- a CDS encoding CinA family protein produces MTDPLTAAVPARELVEELTRRGQTLATAESLTAGLLAATIAGVPGASNVLRGGLIVYATDLKGTLAGVESEVLAVDGPVARRTAAQLADGAARRCGADWGVGLTGVAGPDPQDGHPPGTVFLGIAGPDGTTVTELELGGDRWEIRSDCVRAAVSSLRERLAR; encoded by the coding sequence GTGACCGATCCCTTGACGGCCGCCGTGCCCGCCCGTGAACTCGTCGAGGAGTTGACCCGGCGCGGTCAGACGCTGGCGACCGCCGAGTCGCTGACCGCGGGCCTGCTCGCCGCCACGATCGCGGGCGTCCCGGGCGCGAGCAACGTCCTGCGCGGGGGACTGATCGTGTACGCCACGGACCTCAAGGGCACGCTGGCCGGCGTCGAGTCCGAGGTCCTCGCCGTGGACGGACCGGTGGCGCGCCGGACCGCCGCCCAGCTCGCGGACGGTGCCGCCCGGCGCTGCGGAGCGGACTGGGGCGTCGGATTGACGGGCGTGGCGGGCCCCGACCCGCAGGACGGGCACCCGCCGGGCACTGTGTTCCTGGGCATCGCGGGCCCGGACGGGACCACGGTGACGGAGCTGGAATTGGGCGGCGACAGGTGGGAAATCCGATCCGACTGCGTCCGTGCGGCGGTGTCGAGTTTGCGCGAACGTTTGGCGCGATAG
- a CDS encoding helix-turn-helix domain-containing protein yields the protein MALLLREAIGDSLRRTRVSQSRTLREVSNSARVSLGYLSEIERGRKEASSELLAAICDALEVPLSEVLVDVSETMAVGAAPSVDGRRADDRVAAGSDAQVMNGRIAQETRVVIPAPPARTLAAA from the coding sequence ATGGCGCTGCTATTGCGTGAGGCAATCGGTGACAGTCTTCGGCGCACACGCGTTTCGCAGAGCCGAACCCTGCGCGAGGTGTCGAACAGCGCACGGGTGAGCCTCGGCTACCTGTCCGAGATCGAGCGGGGCCGCAAGGAGGCGTCCAGCGAACTGCTGGCCGCGATCTGCGACGCCCTCGAGGTTCCCCTGTCCGAGGTGCTGGTCGACGTCAGCGAGACGATGGCGGTCGGTGCGGCGCCGTCCGTCGACGGACGCCGTGCGGACGACCGGGTGGCCGCCGGTTCGGACGCCCAGGTGATGAACGGCCGGATCGCGCAGGAGACGCGGGTCGTCATCCCGGCTCCGCCGGCGCGCACGCTGGCGGCCGCGTAG
- the pspA gene encoding phage shock protein PspA: MANPFVKGWKYLMALFNSKIDEKADPKVQIQQAIEDAQRQHQALSQQAASVIGNQRQLEMKLSRQLDEVEKLNANARQAVTLADQATAAGDTEKAVQYTNAAEAFAAQLVTAEQSVEDLKVLHDQALQAAAQAKKAVEQNAMTLQSKVAERTKLLSQLEQAKMQERVSDSLRSMDQTLAAPGNTPSLDAVREKIEQRYANALGAAELAQNSVQGRMMEVQQASVQMAGHSRLEQIRASMKGDALPSGGATATPAKPAAAPETPAASPNGETSAQ, from the coding sequence ATGGCTAATCCTTTCGTCAAGGGATGGAAGTACCTCATGGCGCTCTTCAATTCCAAGATTGATGAGAAGGCCGACCCAAAGGTTCAGATTCAGCAGGCGATCGAGGACGCTCAGCGTCAGCATCAGGCCCTGTCTCAGCAGGCTGCGTCGGTCATCGGCAATCAGCGCCAGCTCGAGATGAAGCTCAGCCGGCAGCTCGACGAGGTCGAGAAGCTGAACGCGAACGCCCGTCAGGCCGTCACGCTGGCAGATCAGGCCACCGCGGCCGGGGACACCGAGAAGGCCGTCCAGTACACCAACGCCGCCGAGGCGTTCGCAGCGCAGCTGGTCACCGCCGAGCAGTCCGTCGAGGACCTCAAGGTCCTGCACGACCAGGCGCTGCAGGCGGCGGCTCAGGCGAAGAAGGCCGTCGAGCAGAACGCCATGACGCTGCAGTCGAAGGTGGCCGAGCGCACCAAGCTCCTCAGCCAGCTCGAGCAGGCGAAGATGCAGGAGCGCGTGTCCGACTCGCTGCGGTCGATGGACCAGACCCTCGCGGCGCCCGGCAACACCCCGAGCCTCGACGCGGTGCGCGAGAAGATCGAGCAGCGCTACGCGAACGCCCTCGGTGCGGCCGAGCTGGCCCAGAACTCGGTGCAGGGTCGCATGATGGAGGTCCAGCAGGCGAGCGTCCAGATGGCCGGCCACAGCCGCCTCGAGCAGATCCGCGCCTCGATGAAGGGCGACGCCCTGCCGTCCGGTGGCGCCACGGCGACCCCGGCCAAGCCTGCCGCCGCGCCCGAGACACCCGCCGCGTCGCCCAACGGCGAAACCTCGGCGCAGTAG